One genomic segment of Paraburkholderia caffeinilytica includes these proteins:
- the rpsR gene encoding 30S ribosomal protein S18 codes for MPRPTGKKFDKRRQQQNPLFKRKKFCRFTAAGVEYIDYKDLETLKDFIGENGKITPARLTGTKSHYQRQLDTAIKRARFLALVPYTDQHKA; via the coding sequence ATGCCCCGCCCGACTGGTAAGAAATTCGACAAGCGTCGTCAGCAACAAAATCCGCTCTTCAAGCGCAAGAAGTTCTGCCGTTTCACGGCCGCTGGCGTCGAATACATCGACTACAAGGACCTCGAAACGCTGAAGGACTTCATCGGCGAAAACGGCAAGATCACGCCGGCGCGTCTCACGGGTACGAAGTCGCACTATCAACGCCAGCTGGATACGGCAATCAAGCGCGCACGTTTCCTCGCGCTGGTGCCGTACACCGACCAGCACAAGGCCTAA
- the rplI gene encoding 50S ribosomal protein L9: protein MQIILLEKVVNLGNLGDIVKVKDGYARNFLIPNKQARRATKEALAEFEVRRAELEKIAAEKLAAAQAQGEKLAGSTVQINQKAGVDGRLFGSVTNADIADALVKLGFAVEKAQVRLPEGPLKLVGDHAVQISLHTDVLVDVNVAVIGEHV from the coding sequence ATGCAAATTATTCTTCTGGAAAAAGTCGTCAATCTGGGCAACCTGGGCGATATCGTGAAGGTCAAGGACGGTTACGCACGTAACTTCCTGATCCCGAACAAGCAGGCTCGCCGTGCAACGAAGGAAGCCCTGGCTGAATTCGAAGTCCGCCGCGCTGAACTCGAAAAGATCGCTGCTGAAAAGCTGGCTGCTGCTCAAGCTCAAGGCGAAAAGCTGGCAGGCTCGACGGTTCAGATCAATCAGAAGGCTGGCGTCGACGGCCGTCTGTTTGGCTCGGTGACGAATGCCGACATCGCTGACGCATTGGTTAAGCTTGGCTTCGCAGTGGAAAAGGCGCAAGTGCGTCTGCCGGAAGGCCCGCTGAAGCTGGTTGGCGACCACGCTGTTCAGATCTCGCTGCACACCGACGTTCTCGTCGATGTGAACGTGGCTGTGATCGGCGAACACGTCTAA